ggctgacatagagacatcattttatcatcgatttggtgatccacatttatctttggtgatccggtcaaaccgacatatgactacacgttacattagcaGGCTGACTTGATGAATGATCTATTttttgattgtggatatataagactggtttagaagatctttttggtgtatggtatggtatgattgatatgtgagcaagtggtgatcgagaatcctttgtagcacaatttcacgtgcacattcttgatttgGTAGCTGACAAAGACATGAAATAGAGTAGAGTTGCAGAGCAGATACAGTCAAAGATTTgacacttaaccgaaactcatcccgACATCGTTAGattctattttggagttctttcattgtatttcatcacTATAATTGAtcaataaggcagtgagccttcaggggttgtagcccttattgtaattgagcagtgagctctaggcagtgtgcctgaatccTTGTGCATTcctcctcatgtaatattatttttctgctggccatagtggaataatattgtgggttcaaatcccaccgtggtttttcccatttgggtttccacgtaacaATACcgttgttatgattttgtggttggtagttttgagtttttgcatttcagtttcgtgtgtatgcttccagtggtttaaagttaaatcagaaaaaaaattaaccagtagaacactgattcacccccccttctcagtgttccttgattccaacaatgggGTTATTTCACTGCTATGTGGAATTGATATCTAAATGGACTACAAATTAGGTATTTAATTGGGGTAACAAATTTCTTTCAGTATCAAGGAATTTTTAGGTGGTAAATAATATTTTTCTTACTaatatttatttttcctcttgTTTAGTGTCATTAAATAAATGATATGAAGATCTATGTAACCTAGTACAATAGTTCATATGAACTAAAATGAGATGGTATTGCTAGTTGTAAATTCATATATCAATCTCACTACATGTAACCTAAATCCAAGCATAGCCTTGGAATTGTAGATACTTGAACCCAaggaatatatttaattttaagtgGATCACCAAAGTTGTTATAGGTGATAACTCCTAGAAGAACTTATTTAGGCATTCAATTGATAATATTACTATTAAAAGGAAATAGAATAAGGTTAATTAATTGGAATAAATTATCCTTGCATCATGATTCCAAATTACAACCACTTTTCCTATTTATTCCATTTATCAATCATAGAAAAAAgtcaaatcaattttaaattgaaaggaGCCTTCACTAAAACATAATTTTAACTTGTATTCTTTCTCCTTTTAATGGATAAGCATatccaattaaaaaaaaataaaaaaaataggaaCAATATAAAGATTTGGAACAAAAGAGAGAACAAACTTCCCATTCATCTTATTTATCACTCAGGTTACATATTTAAAGTTGTAGTCACTCTAACTAGTTCCTATAATTATGATACCTTTGTTAATAGCTAATTGGAGACGTTCAACAATCATAGTAGCTTGGTGACAATAAACTAAGACTAATTCTTCTTATCGACATGTACACAACACAACTATAATTCAATTATATGATATATTATCTAACACTCCCTCATAATGAATAACTAAATTTTGATAGAATCCTATCATATCTCCTTATAGTAAAAAAATGATtgacaacataaaaaaaaatagtaCATCATATAGAAGTTATCATTTTTTCACAATTCTCGAACTAGTAAAATTTCTTCAAGTTGCTCCCCACATACTCACCTAGTTGTAATCTAAGCTCCCAATATCATTGGATAGCATTTTCACATGAAGTGTTTCATCACCTTTGTAAACTTAAAATGGTGAAATTCTAGATTTTGGATCTCCCCTAAACTATTAGACACCAATCCTCACATTATGTCTCATAAACCCCGATGAGGTATAGTTTCTCTAATCCACAAGCACCTCAGGCCATTGAGAATCTAACTATTTTCTACTACATCCTTCATTATCTTAAAAGTGACGACATCTTCAAAATAAGGCAAGTGCTTCACCTTGAATGAAGTCATCATCACTATCAACATCAAATGGTTCTTTAACAATAACCAACATTCTCTCAGCTCTTATAACTACAACGAGCTACTCAACAAGTTTCTTTTTAATAGGTTTGGAAACAATTTACATGATCTTCTCCACACTTTGTATTGCTCTCTATGTTTTTACAAAAATAGATGCATCACTTACATCTACTCAAACTTCAACACTCTAGTCCTCTATCACcaagtaacaacaaatatgatatAAAAGCAACTCGTGTAGCCTTCTACATTGCCATTTCTTCTAACATAATATTTGCCCGATCACATTTGAGATCTATAGCAACTTATTTGGAAATGACTACAACATAGGCCTCTATAGTTGGCCACTCTATCATAATGATTAGATTCTGCTTCAAATTGCTAAAGGCTCATTCACATTGTTCAAACGAAGAAtatcaaaacaaagccaaaagaaAAGAATCGAATAAAAGTGTTCAAATAGAAAAATGGAGCACCATGGACATGTATTTTCTAccaaattagaaaaataagaacaacaattttttttggaaCAAAAGAGAGAATAAACTTTATGTTCATCTTATTTATCACTCAATTGACGTATTAATAGTTGCAGTTACTCTAACTAATTTCTATAATCATGTTACCCTTGTAAATAATTAGCTAGAGCTATTAAAGAGTCATAGTAGTTTGGTGACAACAACCTAAGAATAATGCTTTTTATTGACATGTACACAACACAAATATAATTTAGTTATACAATATAATCTCTAACAAGAAAATCATTGGCCATAAACTTTCCTAGTTAAGCTTAtcatttatttatagaatgtgttAGACAATTTAATGGAGTATGTGACTTCTCCTATTTGCAATGGTCTTCTTGGATAAACATGTTAAAACTTGATTTCATTTTAATAACAATTCTAAACAATTCCTCTTTGGATCATGGACTCTCTAATCACGCTAAAAACAATGATAACCCTGTGTTACTTGAGGAGCTTATTCTCCTTATCACGAAATATGCTTAAATAAATGAGGTTAAGCCTTCTCTAATCCACAAAATCGAGAGTGACCCTAAACCCTACTCTGGCCCTGATGTGCATGTCGTATCAGACACCGAAATTAAGGATGAGACGGGGTCGAGTGAGATTGCCATGGATTGGCATGATCTTCATGTGCCTAATGATGACCCATAATATTGGTCCTTTGAGGAAGAGGGACCCCCCCAGAAGGCTACTCCTGGCACTAACAACAGTAGAAAAAGTAAACCCGACCCTAAATTTGCAGCTAAAAAGTACAAAACCCCACCTTCCAAACCCCAAGAGATGGGCCATGATAGCTCTAAAAAGAAAAAAGTGGGCAAAGAGGTTGATATAAAAGACAAAGGGGAAGATGAGATTAAATTAGATATACCCCTCAATGTGGACTAGGTGGACCCCAAAAATAGTAAAAGTGATGTAGCGGATATTGATATGCTTTTGGCTAATTCCATCACTAGccaggagaagtgttgaattgttGGGTAATTTACAAAATTATTTTCATCAAACAGGGCATAAAAGAGATCATCAACACCTTCACTGAGAACCCTATGCTAGATAAAACCGATAAGCTTATGAAAATGACCCAGAAACTGACTAAAGATGTGAAGGTCATGAAAACTGAGCATGAAGCTAGAATTATCAATTTGGAGAAGGGTATGGAAGAGCTAAATGGTAATCTTAGGGTTTTGGTGGATATTagaaaagaagccatgaacaacagtgCTGGAGGCCTCAAAAATTTGAATGAGAAAATTGTTGCTCATAAAGCCCAGCCGCTCAGTAGCATCCCACCATCAACtgtcaaatctaaaaggaaaaattTGGATATAAATCCATAGGGATCGAAAATGCAGGTGTCTATAGGACCGTCTACTAAAACCAAGAGCGGGAACTAAGAGAAAAGCACCATAAGGAGCATCATGGAGGagctcaaagaaatcaacaaaaagATCATTGAGAAAAATTCAGAGCTCATGGAAGCTCTTGGTTAGTTTTTTGGTCGGCTTGCCCAGGTTTTACTATTATTTTTTAGTTGGGCTATGTGGGGTGTTTCCCCTGTTTTTGTCTATGTTGGGCTGCTGGCTCTAGActggtttgtttttgtttttcttattttgtTTATGGATTTGGGTTTTAGGCCCTTGTAAAACCCGTTTTATCTTAAGAAAAAACAATTCTAAGCAATTCCTTCTTTTCGTGTGATGCTTAGTCTCATCTGATCTAGCTGTTAAATTATCTCTTGATTATCTTATAATTTCTTAAAGGATTGGAATTTTCTTTATTCCCAACACTTCTCATTCTCCCCCCTTAAAATAAATATGTTTTCTTCTACTCAAAATATCCTTAGTTTCTTGCTTCTATATTAAGTAGAAACACAATTTTAGCCATAAATGTTGGGTCAAGTTGAGTGTTCAATATGCAAGTTAAAGGTTTGTGTGTAGAATAATAAATTAGaatactaaaaatcaaaatcaaaggacaAACTTAAAATTCTATTTTCAAACTTATCTACAAACCTTAGATTGGGTGTAGTGAAGCGATTTGTTCAAGACTTGAACAATGTGGATTTCAACTCAAAATTAATGATTTTTTAACAATGAAATTGATAAAGTATTTTTTATTAGATATTTGTGATGATGGTGTAGATTTGATCAAATATGAATGAAAGGatgaatttatagatttgagaagaTTGAATTGATGGTGAAGATTTGATCAAAGATCGATAGTTAACTCTATTAATGGACAAGTtaattgaaaagataggaaaattGTCACTTTGAGCTCATAAAATGGATACTTAGATGAGGAAGTTGCTAatttgaaggatgagttaattaatGGAGAAAATAATTATGAACTTCTTAATCtatttaatagttttttttaatgGGAAAGTTACTAATTTGACGAATGAATTAATTTATGAAGGGATAATAATAGAATTTATTAAAATGGACAATCAActcatattaaataaataataaagagttATTTAATCAAATGATTTTAGATGGATAATTTACCAttcttaattaaatttaaaaattgactaaTAATGGATAAAGATAATACCAATATGAATAATAAATTATCTAAATGGATTTAATTAATAATGATGGATTGAGATGCTTTCTTGGAAAATATTACACCACAAACTACCTATAGGTGAAATATCATGATACTTGTTTACTCAACTAGTTAAATGCATTTTTTTCATGCTAATAAAAATACGAAGCACTTATTTCTGGGATGCGTGCTTGCTAAATTTATTTAGATGTTCAGTGCTTACTTGAAAAATATTACTGTTAGAACATAGCATTATTAGGGGTTACATCCTTAAAACATTTATGTATACTGTTCTAATATAAGATtataaaactttatatattatatgctttataagcatatcccatttgaaataattatagtcTAATAATTATTAGgttattaattatttgtgaatGGGGGTTACTGAAAAGGTGTGACTactgaagtcacccttcctcctatatttaaggagtttctctctcatttgagaggagggtaaatttggagctttatggtgagttgtatcactacgCACAataggtattattggccatgtggaagtattggaagAATGTCTCTAAGTTTCAGTCTACTTTATGATAGACAATacgtgttttaataaaatgatgttttatgGGGTTTTTTTACTCGAAAGAGTtctccccatgtatatcttgtgtaatgtgctATTTTATGGTTGTATGATAAGATcttaatgcattttttttacatCTTGGttataatgattagtatcataAGATCCTAATTTCAAACAATTACACTACAACCTATAGGCGAAGTCTATTAAGATGCTTATTTATTTAGCtagttaaatgcattttgtatCATGCCAATGAAATATAAAGCACTATTTTGTTGATGTGTGTTTCCTAAAGAATATTGGTTGGTTGTTTTTAAAAACTCACTTACTTTATTTTGTCACCATCTTAAGCTAGTAAGAGGCATTATTTAGAATTTGTGTGAGGAATAATGTTTTTGTTGAATTAGCTTGACATGTTACCCTTCCAGAGTCatgtacaattatatatatatatatatatagttgtattttctaatTTTACTCTTCACCTAAAAGTGTAAATGAAAGAGTTTACTCTAACATTTGCTTCTAATCAATCATCTCCAAACTAACAtacaaatttatgttgaatatCTTTGGCAAAAAAATCAAATCAGTCAATACTTCTATAAAGCTGATATAGTTCAATGTTGATAATGGTAATCATATAAATTGTTAATTCCTCGCAAAACTTATCATTTAGATATTATTATTTGCATGCTTGTGACCACAAATCTTTATTTTTTGtcttaacttttttattttaagtgTATGTTCTCAAAAAATGTTTTACTCACTACAAAATTTATGCATATCCAATTTCAAGGAAAATCATTATATTCTTAGATAAGCTTATTATTTGTTTAAGAAAGGTGTTAGACAATTGAATGATATATAGGACATCTCGTTGTTGCCTACACATTAAAGCTTGATTTGACTTGAAAAATAATTCTAGGcaattatttctttttgtactatccaaattaaattataaatttatgcTAAATGTATTCAACAACAAATTTGGATAACTTTATATTTCTAGAAAATTGATATAAATCAATGTTGGTAATGCTAATAATTGTAACTATCAATTTCTTGCGAGAACTATCATTTAGATATTCTTATGATCATAAATCTCTAAATTTTACTTTAACttcttaatttataaatatatatattccctttcaaatattttttcttcaagttaaaaaaaaaaatcaatttttttattattcattttatatattttttaaaatcccTTTCATATTACTATACCTACCTACTTAACAACATTTACCGAGTGTCTTTTCAAAGATtaaacaaattattattttttacataAAATAAGACAACCAACAGATTTCAGGCTCTTCTTTCAAAGAGTTACTTGGTCACCTATTTAAAGACGAAAGCTTGTGCTGAGGTATAAATATTTTGGGTCACCAATTGCAAAGCGCGTTTTGGAAGACGGGCGAGGAAAAGATTGATCGGATTATATGCAATCAGAAGAGTTGGGAAAGGCAGGAGATGAAGATAGAAAAGAGTTGTTGAGTCAACATTAAATTTGCGTACCCAGATGAATGAATGAAGAAAGAAGAGATGTGAGTCATTAAATGAGAGCAGTAAAGAATCCTAAGCAGCTTCTTAAAAGTTATTGCGGTGCGGTTATTGTTACTGCGCTGCACTGCACCACggcattttcaatttcaatttcaatttcaatttgttgtgaGCAATTAGTTCCAAGAAGCCGTCATTTGCTCGGCATCTTCACCGGAAGATCTGATCCCCGGATTCTCCATTTAATGCTCGCAATTACTCCTCTACCGCTCCTCCTCCTTTGCCCTTCCCCCACCGTTCCCCTTTCTCTCATTTTCCGATTCAACTCATGTTTTGACGTTTCTTATTCCGGTCGTCGTCTGAGGCGCTGACGAGATGAGAGATTATTCAGACTCAGAGTCTTCCTCGCAATACCTTCAGATCTGCCTGTACGGGAACATGGCAAAAaaaagcttgaatctttccttcaCAGATCTGCTACTGCTCACAACTTCAAGGGTTTTGTAGGAGTTGATACTGAAAGCTTTTTTATTTCtgtctctatatctctatctctctatatttctctctctGTGCTTTTTGTTCTCAAGTTTCAGTTGTTGTGGTGAGTTCGTGGTGTACTGGATTCATTTGGGTTGACCAACATGCCAGCCGGTTTGATGGTTCCGGCCAGACATGTGCCCCCTCTCATGGCTCGTCAGAGTCTCTCAAAGCCTGGTTATACTACCTCCTCCCCTGGACTATCGCTTGCACAGGTCGGTTGCTTTTGCACTTAAAATCTTTTTCCGTATTAGTTgctgagagagagagtgagagagagttaGAAGCCTGTTTAGTGTTTGAGGTATTCTTAGAATCTGTCTGTCCTTTCAGAGAGTTTGAGGTTTGAGGTTTGAGGTTTccttccatgtgtgtgtgtgttgtttagCCCAACATGGCGGCAGAAGGGCAGTTTGATCATGATTTGAGTGTAAGTGCAAGGGCGGAGAGCGAGGGGGCCATGGGCTTAAGAGAGGAGGAGTTGGAGAGCAAATCCGGCAGTGATAATATTGAAGGAGGTGGAGATGAAGATCAGGATGTAGGCGATCGCAGGCCTCGCAAGAAACGTTATCATCGACATACTCAGCACCAAATTCAAGAGATGGAAATGTAACAACAGTCTAACCAAACATTACTTCTTTCCTTCATACGTTCTTTTGCTCGGAAGATATGATTGAAAATTGGGGTTTTCTTACGCAGGTTTTTCAAAGAGTGCCCGCATCCGGACGACAAGCAGAGAAAGGAACTCAGCAGAGAACTTGGTCTTGAGCCTCTTCAAGTCAAGTTTTGGTTCCAGAATAAACGCACGCAAATGAAGGTAACCTTCCTTAATCCCACTTCAATCAACTTATTAATGGCGAGAGACTCGCATCCAGTCTCATCAGTTTGACACATCTCAAGTTTTTTCACATTTTTATGATGCATCCCAATTCCCTGGAGAAAGAAAGATATGTCTGGGACAGATTTTTTTAATGATATATATGTAAGACTAGCCATGAGATTTTGGCCTCGTAGATTGTGCAGCGTGAGTAAAAGTCTAGTTAGGGTTGATGTGAAATGATATGCTTTTTTAGCCATTGTACGAGAAAATGAAAACCCTAGTGTGATTTGAGCAGACTCAACATGAGCGTCACGAGAACTCGCAGCTGAGATCAGAGAATGAGAAGCTGCGAGCGGAGAATATGCGATACAGAGAAGCACTGAGCAACGCGTCGTGCCCCAACTGCGGAGGTCCCGCCGCTCTGGGAGAGATGTCATTCGACGAACAACAACTTCGTGTGGAAAACGCGAGACTGAGAGAAGAGATCGATCGCATTTCGGGAATTGCTGCAAAATATGTTGGGAAGCCATTGCTATCAATTGCACCAGCGGCCCCGCCGCTGGGCGCTTCTCTTTCACGTTCGAATCTTGATCTGGCGGTGGGGAGCTATGGCTTGCCGCCATCTCTCGGTGCAGACATTTATGGCTCCTCCTCGGTGGGTGAAATAAGCAGTAATTGCAATAATAATAGTAAGTCTATTGTGGGGCCAAGTGAGGTGGAAAAGCCCATGGTAGTTGAGCTTGCTGTTACTGCAATGGAGGAATTGGTGAGAATGGCACAGATGGGGGAACCCCTATGGACCTCGCATCCCGACAACCCTTCTACTGAAATTCTTAACCAAGATGAGTATATCACAAGCTTTCCTCGAGGGATCGGCCCAACTCCCTTCGGATCAAGGATCGAGGCATCTAGAGCTACTGCTATTGTTATCATGAATGCCATCAATCTTGTTGAGACTCTAATGGATGTGGTATGTTaaattttctatgtttttgattaaaacTAATTCGTTTTGTTCATGATCAAAAAGAGTTTTTTTTTGTTGCTAATCTAGAGCTGATAGATTGAGGGTGTGAGTGGGTCtattttttgtctttgtcatttttACAGAACCAATGGTCGAGCATGTTTCCCGGCATAATATCAAGGGCATTTACGGTGGATGTTTTTTCGACAGGCGTGGCAGGCAACTACAACGGGGCCTTGCAAGTGGTATGGAAAATCTTAATTCATTTACACGGGCGTATTGCATGGATGGTGGAAATAATTTTTcctcttttttactttttttgagaAATTGTGTATCATATTCCATGATTCGTGATCTGTAATCCTTATCCTTACAGAAAGCTTATACCATGATTTTTTAACAGATGTATGCAGAGTTTCATGTGCCTTCTCCGTTAGTGCCCACTCGTGAGAATTACTTGGTGAGGTACTGTAAGCAGCATTCAGAAGGATTATGGGCTATTGCTGATGTTTCTTTGGAGAGCTTACGGGGAAACCCCGCGAATATGATAAGGTGCCGAAGACGGCCCTCCGGATGCCTCATTCAAGAAATGCCCAATGGCTATTCCAAGGCACAGATTTTTTTTCCCTAATTTTCTTTCTGAAAATATCTTTTATGTGGATTTTTTTAAGATATGtaattatcttaatgtttttcTGGTCATCCcaatttctttgagaaaatatctGTGAACATAATGATCTTATGTGAAACTAATGGTGAAACAGGTGACCTGGGTGGAGCATATTGAAGTGGATGAGAGAGCAGTCCACCATATTTATCGTCAGCTGGTGAACTCAAGTCTCGCATTCGGCGCCAAACGTTGGATAGCGAATCTGGAGAGACAATGTGAACGTTTGGCTAGTGTGTTGGCGAGCAATATCAATGCCAAGGATCTCGGAGGTTGGTAAATGAAAATCTATGTGCAGTGCTACCGCAAATCAATTCCATGGAAATAATGTACTGATGGTTGGGTTTTGCAGTGATTCCGAATCCGGAGGGACGGAAGAGCATGTTGAAATTGGCGGAGCGCATGGGCATAAGCTTCTGTGGAGGTGTGAGTGCATCAAGTGCTCACACATGGACTAGTCTGTCTGGAAGTGGGGCTGAGGATGTGCGGGTAATGATCCGAAAGAGCGTAGATGATCCAGGCAGACCTCCTGGCATTGTTCTCAGTGCTGCCACTTCTTTCTGGCTTCCTGTTCCACCCAAGACACTCTTTGATTTCCTCAGAGATGAAAATTCTAGAAATGAGGTAATTACTCCATCTCCATCCTTTGCCTACTGTACAAAATTCACTAGACAATTTCTGACCAAGAAATCATTTTGATTTTATTTGATGGTTGGCAGTGGGATATCCTGTCGAATGGTGGGTTGGTTCAGGAAATGGCTCATATTGCCAACGGACAGGATCCTGGCAATTGCGTCTCTCTCTTGCGCGTCAATGTAAGTGCCTCACCATAGTAAAAACCCTAATAATTAATGTGAAGAATCATTCTCTGATGATAGCAAGGGGTGAAATGTAATTAATGGCCTAAGTCTGACAACAAAAATCCTTAAATCAGATATaatattttgatatgtaatatttctGACAAAATCTAGAAATGTAAAACCCCAAGAGAAGAGACGAATCTTTCTTATTATAATCTGTAATGGTGCATGGCAGAGCGTAAATTCGAATCAAAGCAACATGCTCATACTCCAGGAGAGCTGCGTTGATGCAGCAGGTTCCTTCGTGATCTATGCTCCAGTCGATATTGCAGCCATGAATGAGGTTCTAAATGGAGCAGATCCAGACTATGTGGCCATTTTGCCTTCCGGATT
This genomic stretch from Cryptomeria japonica chromosome 8, Sugi_1.0, whole genome shotgun sequence harbors:
- the LOC131066320 gene encoding homeobox-leucine zipper protein HDG2 gives rise to the protein MPAGLMVPARHVPPLMARQSLSKPGYTTSSPGLSLAQPNMAAEGQFDHDLSVSARAESEGAMGLREEELESKSGSDNIEGGGDEDQDVGDRRPRKKRYHRHTQHQIQEMEMFFKECPHPDDKQRKELSRELGLEPLQVKFWFQNKRTQMKTQHERHENSQLRSENEKLRAENMRYREALSNASCPNCGGPAALGEMSFDEQQLRVENARLREEIDRISGIAAKYVGKPLLSIAPAAPPLGASLSRSNLDLAVGSYGLPPSLGADIYGSSSVGEISSNCNNNSKSIVGPSEVEKPMVVELAVTAMEELVRMAQMGEPLWTSHPDNPSTEILNQDEYITSFPRGIGPTPFGSRIEASRATAIVIMNAINLVETLMDVNQWSSMFPGIISRAFTVDVFSTGVAGNYNGALQVMYAEFHVPSPLVPTRENYLVRYCKQHSEGLWAIADVSLESLRGNPANMIRCRRRPSGCLIQEMPNGYSKVTWVEHIEVDERAVHHIYRQLVNSSLAFGAKRWIANLERQCERLASVLASNINAKDLGVIPNPEGRKSMLKLAERMGISFCGGVSASSAHTWTSLSGSGAEDVRVMIRKSVDDPGRPPGIVLSAATSFWLPVPPKTLFDFLRDENSRNEWDILSNGGLVQEMAHIANGQDPGNCVSLLRVNSVNSNQSNMLILQESCVDAAGSFVIYAPVDIAAMNEVLNGADPDYVAILPSGFAILPDGPKCINSVSNSNSHSHSNNANGNGNGNEGGGSLLTVAFQILVDSVPTAKLSLGSVATVNSLISCTVDRIKAALNCENP